A genomic region of Luteibacter aegosomatissinici contains the following coding sequences:
- a CDS encoding SDR family oxidoreductase, with protein MPRTILITGAGSGLGEGTAIGLAKKGHTVIATAESWPQVTALRDRAAAEGIPNLSVTKLNLLDPYDIAAAAKLDFDVLVSNAGIGEAGPIAEIPIPILKHNFEVNVFALLDLTQRVVRRWVKNKVKGKVVFTSSILGVVSPGMLASYSATKHALQAIAEAMQDELKEFGIQVQTINPGPFFTGFNERMVEAAYRWLDDDVNFTTRASYKAQTNALLDKPEMRLNPEDMIGKMVELIPKTTGPFRNIFPKDTADWAMAAGKAIWDRTI; from the coding sequence GTGCCCAGAACGATCCTTATTACCGGCGCAGGCTCCGGCCTCGGCGAAGGAACCGCGATAGGCCTGGCCAAAAAGGGCCACACTGTCATCGCTACCGCCGAATCCTGGCCACAGGTCACTGCCTTGCGCGACAGGGCCGCCGCTGAAGGCATTCCCAACCTCAGCGTCACCAAGCTAAACCTGCTTGACCCATATGACATCGCGGCCGCCGCGAAGCTCGATTTCGACGTATTGGTCAGTAATGCCGGCATCGGCGAGGCCGGACCCATCGCGGAGATCCCCATCCCGATCCTCAAGCACAATTTCGAGGTCAACGTATTCGCCTTGCTCGACCTGACACAGCGCGTCGTACGCCGCTGGGTCAAGAACAAGGTAAAAGGAAAGGTGGTGTTCACCTCCTCGATCCTTGGCGTGGTCAGCCCTGGCATGCTGGCCAGCTATTCGGCCACCAAACATGCGCTCCAGGCGATCGCGGAGGCGATGCAGGATGAGCTGAAGGAATTCGGTATCCAGGTGCAGACGATCAACCCCGGGCCGTTCTTCACGGGATTCAACGAGCGCATGGTCGAGGCCGCCTACCGCTGGCTGGACGATGACGTGAACTTCACCACCCGCGCATCGTACAAAGCGCAGACGAATGCCCTGCTCGATAAGCCAGAGATGCGCCTGAATCCCGAGGACATGATCGGGAAGATGGTCGAACTCATTCCGAAAACCACCGGCCCCTTCCGGAATATCTTTCCGAAGGACACCGCCGACTGGGCCATGGCGGCAGGGAAAGCCATATGGGATCGCACGATCTGA
- a CDS encoding phosphatase PAP2 family protein — translation MAGGGPFGIDHRVSYDNSGIWKRSNQNILRYGTILTVGLGALALGDNDKEGDTFWRAVDSTIMTVGATTVMKYTFRRERPSRTDDPDQWFKGGSQNHSFPSGEVALISAAVTPFIVNYREDHPWVYALALLPAYDAVARVKVRGHWQSDVLVGAALGTTIGIWSSRRTESPIVLSWLPGGFRVGFIHHFR, via the coding sequence ATGGCGGGCGGCGGACCCTTCGGTATCGATCATCGGGTGAGCTACGACAACAGCGGGATCTGGAAACGATCCAACCAGAACATCCTCCGCTACGGCACGATCCTCACCGTGGGGCTTGGCGCGCTGGCACTGGGCGACAACGACAAGGAGGGCGATACGTTCTGGCGAGCGGTGGATTCCACGATCATGACGGTCGGCGCGACCACGGTCATGAAGTACACCTTTCGCCGTGAGCGCCCCTCGCGAACGGATGACCCGGACCAATGGTTCAAGGGAGGCAGCCAGAACCACAGCTTCCCCAGTGGCGAGGTCGCGCTGATCTCGGCCGCCGTCACGCCGTTTATCGTGAATTACCGGGAAGACCACCCCTGGGTTTACGCGCTGGCCTTGCTGCCTGCGTACGACGCAGTGGCCCGCGTAAAGGTACGCGGGCACTGGCAAAGCGATGTGCTTGTCGGCGCTGCGCTGGGCACCACGATCGGAATCTGGAGTTCCCGGCGAACCGAATCGCCTATCGTCCTGAGCTGGTTGCCGGGCGGTTTCCGAGTCGGATTTATCCATCACTTCCGCTAA
- a CDS encoding MBL fold metallo-hydrolase, translated as MSAVANATRPATRATEELVPSRYAVKVGDIDVLVVSDGVLPLPTVTMATNAAPADLSNWLGSMCMPPDKFDWPLNVLVVRTGEQTILVDAGLGVQFPDFPRAGQFPQRLAHAGIDLESVTDIVITHMHMDHVGGLLVDGVKERLRPDVRIHVTATELAFWEAPDFTHTSMPAAVPPVLRSTAQRFASEYRDRIHTFDASYEVAPGVVARKTGGHTPGHCVVDIASRNERLTFAGDAMFPVAFDHPDWFNGFEHDPEEAERVRVRLFNEMAETGSLLVATHLPFPSVGRVVLNGDTFRWVPVIWDF; from the coding sequence ATGTCTGCCGTAGCCAACGCCACACGCCCAGCCACGCGCGCCACCGAAGAACTCGTTCCGTCCCGTTATGCCGTCAAGGTGGGCGATATCGATGTCCTGGTCGTCAGCGATGGCGTCCTTCCGCTACCTACCGTGACCATGGCGACGAATGCCGCGCCGGCCGACCTGTCGAACTGGCTCGGCTCGATGTGCATGCCGCCGGACAAGTTCGATTGGCCGTTGAATGTGCTCGTGGTACGCACAGGCGAGCAGACCATCCTGGTCGATGCCGGCCTGGGCGTGCAGTTCCCGGATTTCCCGCGTGCCGGCCAGTTCCCGCAGCGCCTGGCGCACGCCGGCATCGATCTTGAATCGGTCACCGATATCGTGATCACGCACATGCATATGGATCATGTCGGTGGCTTACTGGTCGATGGCGTGAAGGAACGCCTGCGCCCTGACGTTCGCATCCATGTCACTGCTACTGAGCTGGCTTTTTGGGAAGCCCCGGATTTCACGCATACGTCGATGCCGGCTGCCGTGCCGCCGGTACTGCGTTCGACGGCACAACGCTTCGCCAGCGAATATCGCGACCGCATCCATACTTTCGATGCCTCGTATGAGGTCGCGCCGGGCGTGGTCGCACGCAAGACCGGCGGCCACACACCCGGCCATTGCGTGGTCGATATCGCCTCGCGCAACGAGCGCCTGACCTTCGCCGGCGATGCCATGTTCCCGGTCGCGTTCGACCACCCCGACTGGTTCAACGGCTTCGAGCACGATCCCGAAGAAGCCGAGCGCGTTCGTGTGCGCCTGTTCAACGAAATGGCGGAAACCGGCTCGTTGCTGGTGGCGACACACCTACCCTTCCCGTCCGTAGGACGCGTCGTGTTGAATGGCGATACGTTCCGCTGGGTGCCGGTGATCTGGGATTTCTGA